One Cicer arietinum cultivar CDC Frontier isolate Library 1 chromosome 8, Cicar.CDCFrontier_v2.0, whole genome shotgun sequence DNA segment encodes these proteins:
- the LOC101488944 gene encoding serine/threonine-protein kinase VPS15-like isoform X2, whose protein sequence is MVGFSGDIKCENVLITSSNWLYLADFASFKPTYIPDDDPSDFSFFFDTSGRRLCYLAPERFYEHGGEMQVAQDSPLKPSMDLFAVGCVIAELFLDGQPLFELSQLLAYRRRQHDPSQHLEKIPDIGIRKMIQHMIQLEPKSRFSAEKYLKEYAGVVFPSYFSRFLHDFYCCWSPLHSDMRVLLCQSAFQEILKQMMNKQSSNDAGVTSRKLLEEIVAKESASFMKDSQRKREDLGKGLLRDAKNNNKNPSGPQPVIGNAQNSTFPENLKSLQSPGELLQTISNAFRGNDHPFLKSITMDNLNSLMLEYDSQSDTFGTPFLPLPRDSMRCEGMVLITSLLCSCIRNVKLPRLRRAAVLLLKASALYIDDEDRLQRVIPYVISMLSEPSAIVRCAALETLCDILALVRDFPPSDAKIFPEYILPMLSMLPDDPEESVRICYASNIAKLALTAYGFLIHSISLSEAGVLEKLSLPRKPSTSSSQTSERMKMINSDVQLLHLRKSIAEVVQELVMGPKQTPNIRRAILQDIGKLCYFFGVRQSNDILLPILPAFLNDQDEQVRTVFYEKIVYVCFFVGQRSVEEYLLPYIEQALSDATEAVIVRALECLTFLCKSGFLRKTILLQMFERAFPLLCNPSKWVRRSVVSFIAACSKSLGKVDSDAFLARVIRPFISRRPVPLASDKDLLRILENIL, encoded by the exons ATGGTTGGCTTTTCAG GCGATATCAAGTGTGAAAATGTGCTAATTACATCATCGAATTGGCTTTACCTTGCTGACTTTGCCTCTTTCAAACCCACTTACATTCCGGATGATGACCCATCtgatttctcttttttctttgacACGAGTGGCAGAAGACTCTGCTATCTGGCACCTGAG AGGTTTTATGAACATGGAGGGGAGATGCAGGTGGCACAAGATTCCCCCCTAAAGCCATCAATGGATCTATTTGCTGTCGG GTGTGTTATTGCTGAACTTTTCCTTGACGGGCAACCACTATTTGAACTGTCTCAACTTCTTGCATATCGCAGAAGACAACATGATCCAAGTCAACATCTTGAAAAA ATACCAGATATTGGAATCCGTAAGATGATTCAACACATGATTCAGTTAGAACCAAAGTCCCGATTTTCTGCTGAAAAATACCTAAAGGAATATGCTGGAGTTGTATTCCCTTCCTATTTTTCACGATTTCTGCATGATTTTTACTGTTGCTGGAGTCCTCTCCATTCTGATATGAGG GTTTTACTATGCCAGAGTGCTTTCCAGGAAATACTTAAGCAAATGATGAACAAGCAGTCATCTAATGATGCAGGTGTTACTTCTAGAAAACTTTTGGAAGAGATCGTTGCCAAAGAAAGCGCGAGTTTCATGAAGGACTCACAAAGGAAAAGAGAGGACTTAGGCAAAGGGTTACTAAGGGATGctaaaaataacaataagaaTCCATCTGGTCCTCAGCCAGTAATAGGAAATGCACAAAATTCTACCTTCCCTGAAAATCTAAAAAGTTTGCAGTCTCCTGGTGAGCTGCTTCAAACTATCTCCAATGCATTTCGAGGAAATGATCATCCCTTTTTGAAAAGTATTACTATGGACAACTTAAATTCGTTGATGTTAGAGTATGATAGTCAGTCAGATACATTTGGAACTCCTTTTCTACCATTACCAAGGGATAGTATGAGATGTGAAGGCATGGTTTTGATAACTTCTTTGCTCTGCTCCTGCATACGCAATGTCAAGTTGCCTCGCCTGAGGAGGGCAGCTGTACTCTTGTTGAAGGCTTCTGCCCTATATATTGACGATGAAGATCGTTTGCAGCGTGTTATCCCATATGTGATTTCAATGCTTTCTGAACCATCAGCAATTGTGCGTTGTGCTGCTTTGGAGACTTTGTGTGACATTCTTGCCTTAGTGCGTGATTTTCCTCCCAGTGATGCAAAGATATTTCCCGAGTATATTCTTCCAATGCTTTCTATGCTTCCCGATGATCCTGAGGAAAGTGTGCGGATATGCTATGCCAGCAATATAGCTAAGCTGGCACTCACTGCTTATGGCTTTTTGATACACTCAATAAGCTTGAGTGAGGCAGGTGTCCTTGAGAAACTGAGTTTGCCACGGAAGCCATCGACATCATCTTCTCAGACCTCTGAGAGAATGAAGATGATAAATAGTGATGTCCAGCTTCTGCATCTGAGGAAATCAATTGCAGAGGTTGTTCAAGAACTTGTTATGGGTCCAAAGCAAACACCAAATATTAGGAGAGCAATTCTTCAGGACATCGGTAAACtttgctacttctttggtgtgAGACAAAGTAATGACATTCTCTTACCTATCCTTCCTGCCTTCTTAAATGACCAAGATGAGCAAGTAAGGACAGTATTCTACGAAAAGATTGTTTATGTATGCTTTTTTGTGGGCCAAAGAAGTGTAGAGGAATATCTATTACCTTACATTGAGCAAGCTTTAAGTGACGCAACAGAAGCTGTCATTGTTAGAGCCTTAGAATGTTTGACTTTTCTATGCAAAAGCGGTTTCTTGCGGAAGACGATATTGCTTCAAATGTTCGAGCGTGCCTTTCCTTTATTGTGTAATCCTAGTAAATGGGTACGAAGATCAGTTGTCTCTTTCATTGCTGCTTGCAGCAAAAGCCTGGGTAAAGTGGATTCTGATGCTTTCCTTGCTCGTGTTATACGTCCTTTCATTAGTAGACGGCCTGTGCCTCTTGCTTCCGATAAAGATCTtcttagaatattagaaaatatcttataa